The Ignavibacteria bacterium genome contains the following window.
GATCGAAGTTTATTAAATCACAGTTTGATTTAAAAATTTTTCAATTACTTCTTCAATTGACATTGCAGACGGGAAGAAGGAATGTAATTTTCTTAATACACCTTCAATCACTGAGTCAGGGCAGGAAGCTCCGCTGGTGAGAAGAATAATTACTTTTTCTTTTTCTGGAATGTAATTCTGAGTCAGTACTTCTTTTTTAAGATTAATATCGTAATGAAGAATTTTATCTCGACTTAAAATTTTTTCTTCAGATGAAACGAAAAATGTTTTCACTTTCTCCTGAGAGAGTTCAACAATATGTGTGGTGTTTGAACTATTGTATCCTCCGACTACAACAGCGAAATCTGCCGGATACTTCAACATCTCGAGGGTTGCTTCTTGATTATCATAAGTTGCATAACAGAGTGTATCGCTTGTATCTGCAAAATGATATTTAAGATTTTCTTCACCATATTTTTTCAACATAACTGACTTAAAGTAATCAGATATTTCTTGGGTTTCTGATGCAAGCATTGTAGTTTGATTTACAACTCCAATCCTTTCAAGATGAACTTTGGGATCAAAACCTTCTGAATGTTTGTCCTTGAAGTATTCATAAAATTTCTCCGAGGGAATTTCACCAAGTATAATTTTGCCGAGTAATTGAGCTTCTTCAAGATTCAAAACAATCACTGAGTGAGACTTTTGAACACTATGGGAAAATGTCGCTCTTGTTTCTTCGTGTTTATATTTGCCGTGAATTATGATTGTGTAACCTTTTTCACCAAGAGCTGCTGATCGATTCCAGACTTTTTCGACAAACGGACAGGTTGTATCATATTTCTCAACTTGCAATCCAATAGATTTAAGTTTCTCTTCAATTTCTACTGTAGTCCCAAATGCAGGAATTAGAACAATGTCATCAGGTGTAATTTCTTCCCATGGGATTATTTGCTCACCTGTTGGTTTCATTATAAAATTAATTCCACGAAATAGAAGATCTTCATTCACAATTGGATTATGAATAATTTCACTGAGAAGAAAAACTCTTTTGTCAGGATTTTCTTCGAGTGTTTTATAAGAAATCTCTATTGCATTTTGTACGCCATAACAAAAGCCAAAATGACGAGCAATCAAAAACTTAACTGGACCAAAATCCAACTCTGTTGGAGAAAGATCTTTTTTCTTTGGATCAATTAGATTTCTAAAATCTTTAAGTCTTGTGATAATAGAACTTTTATAAAAAACTGGAATATTAAACTTTCTCATATTCTAACCTTAACTTCGCGTGCAAATTAAAGAATATTAGACTCACTAAAAATCTATAAATTAATCCCATCAAATGATCATCAATTAAAAATCAAAAAACTTTCTCTGGGATTTTATTCCATAATTATTTCGAAAATTCTTATTTCTTATAAACAATTTTACCATTCACAACTGTCATTAGAACATTAGTGTTTAAAATTTCTTTTGGCGAAATGTTATAAAGATCTTTATCTAAAATTGTAAAAT
Protein-coding sequences here:
- a CDS encoding 4-hydroxy-3-methylbut-2-enyl diphosphate reductase, coding for MRKFNIPVFYKSSIITRLKDFRNLIDPKKKDLSPTELDFGPVKFLIARHFGFCYGVQNAIEISYKTLEENPDKRVFLLSEIIHNPIVNEDLLFRGINFIMKPTGEQIIPWEEITPDDIVLIPAFGTTVEIEEKLKSIGLQVEKYDTTCPFVEKVWNRSAALGEKGYTIIIHGKYKHEETRATFSHSVQKSHSVIVLNLEEAQLLGKIILGEIPSEKFYEYFKDKHSEGFDPKVHLERIGVVNQTTMLASETQEISDYFKSVMLKKYGEENLKYHFADTSDTLCYATYDNQEATLEMLKYPADFAVVVGGYNSSNTTHIVELSQEKVKTFFVSSEEKILSRDKILHYDINLKKEVLTQNYIPEKEKVIILLTSGASCPDSVIEGVLRKLHSFFPSAMSIEEVIEKFLNQTVI